TGTAGTTGGCTATAAGAAATTCGACATAGAGGTTGGCAAACAGACAATTAAGGTGGGTATTGCCAACGGGATGAAGGGGGCTGTAACCATGCTGCGAGAAATTGCCGCGGGCCAATGCGATATGCACATGATTGAAGTGATGGCTTGCGAAGGCGGTTGCTTGCATGGAGGTGGACAGCCTTTTGTTTCGGATGATAAGGACAAAAAGACTCGAGCAAAGGCGATTTATGAGATTGATGAATCGGAAGCTATTTGGGCTCCATACAAGAATCCTGCTGTTGCGGAAATTTACGCAAAGTGTTTGGGCGAGCCGGGGAAAGAGAGTTCCAGTTCAATTCTGTGCACTCGCTTCTCCGAACGAAACGTATTGTTATAAATTGCCATGAGCATTTCCGACCGACATAAAGATTTAGTTTATACCATTAAGGAACTCTGCCGGGTTTGCTATACCTGTGTAAGAGAGTGCCCTGCCAAGGCCATTAAAATAAACAACGGTCAGGCCGAGGTTCTTTCCAACAGGTGCATTGGATGTGGCAATTGCATAAAGGTTTGTAGCCAAGATGCCAAGGTTTTTCAACAGTCGCGGATTGAGGTTCGGGATTTGCTTAAATCGGCTCATCGAGTGGTCGCCATTATTGCCCCCAGTTTTCCGGCTAGCTTCCCCGACATCGTTGACTATAAATACTTTGTTGGGATGGTTCGATCGCTTGGATTCGACCATGTGTGCGAGGTTGCCTTTGGAGCCGATTTGGTGGCTCTTCGCTACAAGCAATACCTCGAGGAGAAATCAGCTGTAGGCTTTATCTCTTCCGATTGCCCAGCCATTGTGGATTATATCCGGTATTACCATCCCCAATTGGTGGATAACCTTGTGCCGGTTGTATCGCCCATGGTGGCAATGGCAAAGGTGGTTAAGGAATTGTATGGTTCGGATGTGAAAGTTGTTTTTGTGGGTCCGTGTATCGCCAAGAAAAATGAGTCGTTTGAGGTGGATGAGGTTATCACTTTTCGGGAACTTCACATCATGTTCGATACCGATGGGATTACTGCGGAGTCGGTGATGCCATCAGATTTTGACCCACCGAAGGCGGGTAGGGGGGCCATTTTTCCTATCACTAGAGGTTTAATTCAAACGGTAAATATTTCGGACGATATATTTGAAGGCAACGTTATTGTGGCCGATGGCCGAGTTGATTTTCAACAGGCCATTAAGGAGTTTGAAAGCGGCAATATTAAGAATGTGAACTTAGAATTGCTTTGCTGCGAGGGCTGTATTATGGGCCCTGGAATGCCTCCTGGCGGTTCTCCCTTCGAGCGGAGAACACATATTAGCAGCTATGTGCGAAATAAGTTAGCCAACGAAGCCGATATGGCCCAGTGGAACTCCAATATCGAAACTTTCTCTGCCCTCGATCTCTCCATCACGTTTACTGCGTTCGATCAAAGAACCATTCCGCCGCAAAACGACGAGGTTGAGAAGGTGCTGGCCTCCATGGGGAAGTTTACCACACGCGATCACCTTAACTGTGGCGCTTGCGGTTATGATACCTGTCTTGAGCATGCCGTTGCCATTGTGGAAGGCCTAGCTGAAGTGGAGATGTGTTTGCCATATTCCATTGAAGAGCTGCACTCTACCATAAAGAATTTGGCCGTTTCGAACGAGAAGCTGGCCACCATGCAGCAAGCCTTAAAGCAAAACGAGAAGTTAGCACACATGGGGCAACTGAGTGCCGGAATTGCCCACGAACTCAACAATCCGTTAGGGGTGCTAATAATGTATAGTAACATTTTGCTCGATGAGTGCAGCACCGACGATCCCAACCGTCAGGATTTGGAACTTATTGCAACTCAAGCTGAGCGCTGCAAGAAGATTGTTGGGGGATTGCTGAATTTTGCTCGCAAAAACCAAGTGCGATTTGATGAGGTTGATTTGGAGAAATTGGTGGACGATAGCCTAAACTCAGTAGTTATTCCCGCATCTATTGCCGCTCGGGTGGTGAATAAGGCCGAAAACTCAAAGGCACTGCTCGATTACGATCAAATGATGCAGGTTTTAACTAACTTGAACAAAAATGCCATAGAAGCAATGCCTCAAGGTGGAACACTCGAAATTGTAATTGAGGATACGCCGGAAGTTGTAATCTTTCGCATAAAGGATTCCGGGATGGGAATTGAGAGGGAAAACGTTGAAAAACTCTTTACCCCATTTTTCACCACCAAGGCGCTTGGCAAAGGCACTGGGCTGGGGCTGGCAACTTCCTATGGAATTGTAAAAATGCACAAAGGGAAAATCGAAGTTAAATCGAATGCTGATAAGGAAAAGGGCCCCACAGGAACCACTTTCAGCGTTATACTACCAAGGAAACCTTAGCTGTTTTGCTTATGAATACGAGCAATAAAACAATATTGATTGTAGACGACGATGAGGATTATCTCTATCAGATGAAGCTCATCATTAAGAACTTCGGATTCAACGTAGTTACGGCCGAGAGCCAGCGCGAGGCGGAGGAACTCTTGCAGCAAGTAAAGCCCGATTTGGCTATCTTCGATTTGATGATGGAGAATGAGGATAGCGGCTTTATCTTAAGCTATAAGTTGAAGAAAAAATACCCCGAAATTCCGGTAATTATTGCAACTGCGGTTGCCTCTGAAACAGGCATTAGCTTTGGGGTTAGCTCCGAGGAGGAGCGTAGATGGATAAAGGCCG
This genomic interval from Williamwhitmania taraxaci contains the following:
- a CDS encoding response regulator; the encoded protein is MNTSNKTILIVDDDEDYLYQMKLIIKNFGFNVVTAESQREAEELLQQVKPDLAIFDLMMENEDSGFILSYKLKKKYPEIPVIIATAVASETGISFGVSSEEERRWIKADLYMEKGIRPDQLHREIVKLLKL
- a CDS encoding [Fe-Fe] hydrogenase large subunit C-terminal domain-containing protein, which codes for MSISDRHKDLVYTIKELCRVCYTCVRECPAKAIKINNGQAEVLSNRCIGCGNCIKVCSQDAKVFQQSRIEVRDLLKSAHRVVAIIAPSFPASFPDIVDYKYFVGMVRSLGFDHVCEVAFGADLVALRYKQYLEEKSAVGFISSDCPAIVDYIRYYHPQLVDNLVPVVSPMVAMAKVVKELYGSDVKVVFVGPCIAKKNESFEVDEVITFRELHIMFDTDGITAESVMPSDFDPPKAGRGAIFPITRGLIQTVNISDDIFEGNVIVADGRVDFQQAIKEFESGNIKNVNLELLCCEGCIMGPGMPPGGSPFERRTHISSYVRNKLANEADMAQWNSNIETFSALDLSITFTAFDQRTIPPQNDEVEKVLASMGKFTTRDHLNCGACGYDTCLEHAVAIVEGLAEVEMCLPYSIEELHSTIKNLAVSNEKLATMQQALKQNEKLAHMGQLSAGIAHELNNPLGVLIMYSNILLDECSTDDPNRQDLELIATQAERCKKIVGGLLNFARKNQVRFDEVDLEKLVDDSLNSVVIPASIAARVVNKAENSKALLDYDQMMQVLTNLNKNAIEAMPQGGTLEIVIEDTPEVVIFRIKDSGMGIERENVEKLFTPFFTTKALGKGTGLGLATSYGIVKMHKGKIEVKSNADKEKGPTGTTFSVILPRKP